DNA from Branchiostoma lanceolatum isolate klBraLanc5 chromosome 6, klBraLanc5.hap2, whole genome shotgun sequence:
CTACGTATATTAAACATAAATTTCCAATCTGTTCGTGGTAAAGTGCCGGAACTAGCCAATCTCATCCAAAGTCTTAGACCAGACATAATTCTTGGAACAGAAACATGGCTGGAAACGCCGGGAATTAGTTCTAGCGAAATATTCCCCACTGGCTACTCAAAAACTTACAGAAAAGACAGGAACAAGCACGGTGGAGGAGTCCTCGTAGCCGTGTCAGACCTCCTGGAGGCTACGATGGAGACCAGCCTTGACAGGAACTGTGAAATTGTGTGGGCCAAGGTCAAGCTTAAAGGTAAAAGGGACCTATTGATTGGCAGTTACTACCGGCCACATGTAGGACTTGAGGACAGTATGAAAGAAATGGCAGAGTCAGCAAGATTAGCTTGTCAATCCAGTAATGCTATTGTCGTCCTTGGAGGCGACTTCAACCTGCCTGACTGGGACTGGAGGGAGAGAACATTGAAGCCGGGTTCTTCTTACCCCAATATCCATCGACAGTTCATGGATATCATCAGTGACTTAGGAATGGAACAGATTGTAGAAAAACCCACAAGGGGAGCAAACACATTGGACATCATAGTGACAAACCACCCCTCTCTGTTTCCTCGTGTTGAGATTGTACCTGGCTTGTCCGACCATGATATCCCCTATGCTGAACTCCAAATAACAAATGCTCGGGTTCGTCAGAAAGAACGGCACGTCTTGTGCTTCAAAAAGGCTGACTGGGAAGGCTTACGGAGGGCAACAAAAGAAATGACAAACTCAATCCAACAGAGCCAACAGATCTCTTGGCTTCATCCGTCGAAATATCAGAATTAACAGCAAAGCCATCAAGGAAGCAGCCTACAATGCCCTTGTGAGATCGACCCTTGAATACGCGAGTACGGTGTGGGACCCGTATACCGCCAAAGACATTCATGCTGTAGAGAAAGTCCAGCGTAGGGCCGCCAGGTGGGTATGCTGCCGCTACCGCCAGTCGTCAAGTGTAGGTGACATGTTACAGGACCTTCAATGGGAATCCCTTCAAACAAGAAGGAAGAGAGCTAGACTCGCAACCTTCTACAAGGTGCATCACGGTTTCGCCACAGTCGACTCACAGTATCTACCCTCGGTCAGCCGACCAAAACGTCAGACAAGACGGCTCCACCCCTTGTCTTACGACATCCCCTTCTGCAGAACGGCCTACAGACAGTTTTCATTTTTCCCGCGGACAGTTGCAGAGTGGAACTCTTTGCCTTCAGAGATGGTCGCTGCCCCCTCCCTGGCGTCTTTCAGGGACAGGGTGACCCACCTCCACTAGACCCAGCTAGTCACCAGACACCTTCACCCCCCCTCACAACCGGTACAGTCAACAGAAAACCTTTCCCAGCACAAGCACTACATTCAAGAGCAGCAGATTCATCATCAAGTTGATGTTGGCTGCCCAAcctcgaagaagaagaagaagacagggACTTTCTGGTAGCTTTGAAATAtggcgtcggcgtggcgtaacggttagagcattggactcagaaccaataggtccctggtttgatactcaccatgcccagacgttgtgcccttcggaaaggcactttacatgaccttccctgacggtggaTGGTTTCAACCGAGccactttggctaatctgtttagatgtgtgccaaaaacacactatgGATCTGGTGCGCCAATATGCGCCAATATCTGCAcgttgacatccaccaagagccgttaaaatttagaaaaaaaatatatggcTGCTTTATATGCACATTTTTCAGAATTATGGAAAGTGACTCCTACTGTTAAAACAAAGCTGGCAATTTCTCCTAGCTGTGATAAATCCATCAACTTTTAGGCATGACAACACAGAGTAAGACAATACGCCACCAGTTTAAGCCCAGTCCAGTATGATgctacatttgtaaacattaccgATTCACACTCTATAGACTTGTGGACACTGACTCCTACTGGCAAAACAAAGCTCGCCATCCCTCCTAGCTGTGAGCTGCAAACTTTTGCATTTTGAGGGGTGTGACGACTAGCtggctgctgcccacccctgtgtcagggaccccggcagcagtttaaTTAAATACTGGGTACTACTTTAGCACTTCTACTGTTTGAAGACAAGCTGGTGACCCAGTGTGAAgctgactgctgcccacccctgtgtcagggaccccgtaTATAGCAGTGTGATCAAATACTGTATATTGCTACACCTACATCCCTGACTTATGATGGCTTCTGGTTCAGCCATGGAGCTTAGTTGGTGTTTGCAGCAGGAAAGTTAAGggtaaatgtagtcccatagtACAGAATTTCCCCTGAGACTCTGTTTCAAGAGTGCCAAGAACtcaggaaataaattggtgtggtatATGCTAATTTCTCTATCCTTTTCTATcctgtatattttgtttgatctttgtttattcatgagactgaagctcaaatcggcctgcagggcGCTTCCATGAGGGAGTCAATCCCTTTCTGTGCTCTATAAATGCTGAATCGAATATGTCTGGTCTTTTCTTGGCTAGTTTAGCCGTGCGTCATGTCTGATGGTTTTTGTAGACATAATTGCTGTGTACGTGAGCATGTCTTCTAGGTAAGGTAGAATTGTTGCATACATAGTCAGCTTAAGatctatgtctgtatgtatgcaGTGAGTCCTCTGCTCATTATAACTCACAGACATGTAGAGATTTCTTGGTAATCGTAACTGCAAATCAAGTTAGGCCAAACCAATGCGATTGGTTGTTTCTGGGATTTGAGACAAAAGTATTTTGAggtggaagatcaacatgaaaacagagtctgagtgGAAAGTCTGCACCatagtacacacagtttcatggTGAATTTAGTTATATTCAAGTTTTACTCCTCGCtttaggccaaaccaattttatttgttggttctcggattttgaAACGACATGCTCAActggaaaaacaaaatgaaaacgaaGCATGAAGACTTATGGTGCACTCAGTTATTGGGAGTGAATACGGTCAGATTCGACTTTTCTCCCTACCcactttttttaatgatgtcTGCCTTCTATGCATTTCCCTGAAAATACCCAATAaccaataaagaaataaatcgGTGTGTCCTTGTCTATAGAGGTCCACAAGTTGTAGAATAAACTTTGTGAACGTCAAATTTTCCTCCATGCCTTCTGCTTGAATGATGTCTGCCTTCTGTACTTTCCAATTAAAATGCACAAGAACCAATAAAGGGAATAAATTGGTATGGCTTTATCTATGGAGGCTTAGAATATACATTGTGAACACGTATGGCCATGCTTATTGGATGCCCACACATATTGGACATTTTTTATTCGGTGTCTTGAAGGCATTTTTAAAGATAAGACGATATCACAACTTACTTAATTACTTCTATATTCAGCTGCTATTTGCAAGTTTCCCACTGGACTAGATTATGCAGAAACAAGTGTCCCTGAATTtaggtcgagtaacagctttcaatgggattatacattactctctttaattatgtaaatgaagtcccaatttgcatactatacatttcattatgttaatcatcacctaaggtacctgcgtaccaaaagcaataaagatacaccaaaccctgcatgagttatcctcctccaaagtatcatacataaaggcccactgcagctcaaaacaagtcgtcaagaggcccaaactgacaccacttgttccctgccccaagacccatccactataaaaaaatcatgaacctggcgcctccagaaaatttcaccccaaactttg
Protein-coding regions in this window:
- the LOC136437107 gene encoding uncharacterized protein — its product is SNRANRSLGFIRRNIRINSKAIKEAAYNALVRSTLEYASTVWDPYTAKDIHAVEKVQRRAARWVCCRYRQSSSVGDMLQDLQWESLQTRRKRARLATFYKVHHGFATVDSQYLPSVSRPKRQTRRLHPLSYDIPFCRTAYRQFSFFPRTVAEWNSLPSEMVAAPSLASFRDRVTHLH
- the LOC136436033 gene encoding uncharacterized protein yields the protein MTTTIPLCYKLSNCTLNLQPFTVLLLVLVILPVHFLASPSGVYLAPKVGQEMPSPHTSTLSSHDESSCVPCGICERTVGWSVRGIECETCGGWFHASCQNIGTQSYSDLGASDVKWFCDFCHAPNYSTVAFDLHGVEGESFNHESSSTSTSSENLTFCSDDSFHPIHSSTPTRQRQQDKNTNRPLRILNINFQSVRGKVPELANLIQSLRPDIILGTETWLETPGISSSEIFPTGYSKTYRKDRNKHGGGVLVAVSDLLEATMETSLDRNCEIVWAKVKLKGKRDLLIGSYYRPHVGLEDSMKEMAESARLACQSSNAIVVLGGDFNLPDWDWRERTLKPGSSYPNIHRQFMDIISDLGMEQIVEKPTRGANTLDIIVTNHPSLFPRVEIVPGLSDHDIPYAELQITNARVRQKERHVLCFKKADWEGLRRATKEMTNS